From the genome of Plectropomus leopardus isolate mb chromosome 13, YSFRI_Pleo_2.0, whole genome shotgun sequence, one region includes:
- the zgc:165604 gene encoding immunoglobulin superfamily member 11 isoform X1, whose product MTCVCWSHICLFNRHSCTQGNHEGIQSRGGSRGCCCHALLLLHLQSPLQTQHYLDSGSLFESRNPNTETADPGIGELELSVLAPPSLPVCQWDGDIDMGGSVTLSCSVAEGVPTPEIHWDKLNPEEIALPINMEGDLSGSVQIVNVSSQTSGLYRCSATNLLGTENCYVNLSIYTTPDTSSGILQGVLLTLSMSLVLLALLVLVLWLHRTGQDGRWREGKEEDEEECYNEIRYTPSLMKRSFV is encoded by the exons ATGACttgtgtttgttggtctcatatttgtttgtttaatcgaCACAGTTGCACTCAGGGTAACCATGAGGGAATCCAGTCTCGAGGTGGTTCAAGGGGATGTTGTTGTCATGCCCTGCTCCTTCTTCACCTCCAGTCCCCTCTCCAGACTCAACATTATCTGGACTCTGGCTCCCTCTTCGAGTCCAGAAACCCCAATACAG AGACGGCAGACCCTGGCATAGGAGAGCTGGAACTCAGTGTTCTGG cGCCACCTTCGCTGCCTGTGTGCCAGTGGGATGGAGACATTGATATGGGAGGAAGTGTCACGCTATCCTGCTCTGTTGCTGAAGGCGTCCCCACTCCGGAGATCCACTGGGATAAACTGAACCCAGAGGAAATCGCACTTCCCATCAACATGGAGG GAGATCTGTCAGGCTCTGTCCAAATTGTCAATGTATCATCTCAAACATCCGGCCTGTATCGCTGCTCTGCCACCAACCTCCTGGGAACAGAGAACTGCTATGTCAACCTGTCCATCTACACCA CCCCAGACACTTCCTCTGGCATACTGCAGGGTGTGCTGCTCACCTTGTCCATGAGCTTGGTGTTGCTGGCGCTGCtagtgctcgtgctgtggctccATCGCACGGGACAGGAcgggaggtggagggaggggaaagaggaggatgaggaggagtgTTACAATGAGATTCGGTATACTCCATCTCTAATGAAGCGCTCCTTTGTTTGA
- the zgc:165604 gene encoding immunoglobulin superfamily member 11 isoform X2, protein MGSSGRWMLWTLCVCFAALENVALRVTMRESSLEVVQGDVVVMPCSFFTSSPLSRLNIIWTLAPSSSPETPIQVIVYDHGQVIEDPSLIGRVGFTGIPWSADIVLNETRVSDAGIYRCMVNNPPETADPGIGELELSVLAPPSLPVCQWDGDIDMGGSVTLSCSVAEGVPTPEIHWDKLNPEEIALPINMEGDLSGSVQIVNVSSQTSGLYRCSATNLLGTENCYVNLSIYTTPDTSSGILQGVLLTLSMSLVLLALLVLVLWLHRTGQDGRWREGKEEDEEECYNEIRYTPSLMKRSFV, encoded by the exons ATGGGTTCTTCTGGAAGATGGATGCTCTggaccttgtgtgtgtgtttcgccGCTCTGGAGAATG TTGCACTCAGGGTAACCATGAGGGAATCCAGTCTCGAGGTGGTTCAAGGGGATGTTGTTGTCATGCCCTGCTCCTTCTTCACCTCCAGTCCCCTCTCCAGACTCAACATTATCTGGACTCTGGCTCCCTCTTCGAGTCCAGAAACCCCAATACAG GTGATTGTGTACGACCATGGGCAGGTGATTGAAGACCCTTCCCTTATTGGAAGGGTGGGTTTTACAG GTATTCCCTGGAGTGCAGATATCGTCCTAAATGAGACACGTGTATCAGATGCTGGTATTTACCGCTGCATGGTCAATAATCCACCAGAGACGGCAGACCCTGGCATAGGAGAGCTGGAACTCAGTGTTCTGG cGCCACCTTCGCTGCCTGTGTGCCAGTGGGATGGAGACATTGATATGGGAGGAAGTGTCACGCTATCCTGCTCTGTTGCTGAAGGCGTCCCCACTCCGGAGATCCACTGGGATAAACTGAACCCAGAGGAAATCGCACTTCCCATCAACATGGAGG GAGATCTGTCAGGCTCTGTCCAAATTGTCAATGTATCATCTCAAACATCCGGCCTGTATCGCTGCTCTGCCACCAACCTCCTGGGAACAGAGAACTGCTATGTCAACCTGTCCATCTACACCA CCCCAGACACTTCCTCTGGCATACTGCAGGGTGTGCTGCTCACCTTGTCCATGAGCTTGGTGTTGCTGGCGCTGCtagtgctcgtgctgtggctccATCGCACGGGACAGGAcgggaggtggagggaggggaaagaggaggatgaggaggagtgTTACAATGAGATTCGGTATACTCCATCTCTAATGAAGCGCTCCTTTGTTTGA